In the genome of Carnobacterium viridans, one region contains:
- a CDS encoding thermonuclease family protein — protein sequence MKINKKIISGIIALILFFTGSFVIDQQQETPSTVAENQTAIELVRTIDGDTIVFAEDGEEKKLRLLLIDTPESSTTKTGSAQPYGKEAKDFLTNYLEGKKLSIEYDPSHEKLDAYDRVLAYLYADGELIQEVMVEKGLARVGYENGDELYLNELEEAEQEAEVANVNIWSVDGYVGEYGFNKLK from the coding sequence ATGAAAATAAACAAGAAAATCATTTCTGGTATTATTGCGCTTATTCTTTTCTTTACAGGATCATTTGTTATTGACCAACAGCAAGAAACACCTAGTACAGTAGCAGAGAATCAAACAGCTATTGAATTGGTAAGAACAATTGACGGAGATACAATCGTCTTTGCTGAAGATGGTGAAGAAAAAAAGTTGCGGTTATTGCTGATTGACACTCCAGAAAGTAGCACGACAAAAACGGGTTCTGCACAGCCATATGGTAAAGAAGCAAAAGATTTTTTAACGAATTATTTAGAAGGAAAAAAATTATCGATAGAATATGATCCTTCTCATGAAAAATTAGATGCCTATGATCGTGTATTGGCTTATCTTTACGCAGATGGAGAACTGATACAAGAAGTGATGGTTGAAAAAGGACTAGCACGTGTAGGGTATGAAAATGGAGATGAGCTTTATTTGAATGAACTTGAAGAAGCAGAGCAAGAAGCAGAAGTAGCAAATGTAAATATCTGGTCTGTTGATGGGTATGTTGGAGAATATGGATTTAATAAGCTAAAATGA